CCTCGACCTCACGGACCGCGGCGTCCTCCGCCGTCTCGCCCGCCTCGAGGTGCCCCTTCGGCAGGGACCAGAGCAGGCGGCCACGCTTGTCGAAGCGCCCGATCAGGGCGCCCTGAGGCACCGGCCCGGCGCGGTCCACCACGAGGCCGCCGGCCGAGACCTCCGACACGGTCCGTAACCGCTTGGACGGCGACGGCGAGGGCGACGGCATCCCTCGATGCTAGTCCGGTGATCACTCCCGGCGCGGGCCGTTGCTCCGCCGGGCGCGGCTGAGTCGGCCACGCCCGGCGGTTCGGATGTCGGTTCGGTTGTGGTTGCGGTGCCGGTCCGGTGCCGGCGGCTGAGCCTCAGCTCATGGCGATCGCGAAGAGCCAGTCGAGGTTGCGCCGGGGGAACTTCGCGGTGCCGGAGTCGAGGACGGTGGTCGAGCAGTTGCCCTTGACCGCCACCTTGGCCCACTTGACCTTGTCGCCGTAGCTGGCGTAGCTCACGGTCACGCGCTCGCCCGAACCCGTCTTGAAGGTCTTCTTGTGACCCTTGGTGACCGTCACGGCGTTCTTGACCTTGGGCCACTTGGCCTGCACGGCCTTCTTGATGCCGAGCTGGTCGTCCACGTTGTCCGTGCCGTACTTCGCGGTCAGGAGACCCTTCTTCGTGATCTGCACGGTGTGGGTGCCGGGCTTGTTGAACTTGATGGTCGTGCCGCCGACCTTGAGATGGGTCCGCTGGTGGTCGGTGACCTGGTAGATGGTCTGCGCCAGGCAGGCGGCGGACGCGGGGGTGGCGGCGGCGAGCGGCAGGGCGACGCCGGCGGCCACGACGGACGCGGCGAGCAGACCGGCAGAAGGAGTGAGCAGCGACATCGGGAACTCCAGGGGGTGGCGTCAGGTGATCACAGCGTGACCCGGGTTGCCCCGCGATGTCGGGATTTGGTCCCCTTTTGGCCGATCGTCGTGGCGCCCGCCCCCGTCACCTAGGCTGGCCCCTCGTGTCCGGACGCTCCACTCCCAGCTCGTCGACCGCGGCGCCGACCCCGAACCCGGCGGCCCTGTCGGCGGCCCAGCGACGCGCGGTGGGCGAACTGCTCAAGGCCGCCCCCGTCGCCGTCGAGCTCGCGGACCGGTTCGTGGCCGCCGGCGAGCAGATCGCGCTGGTCGGCGGCTCGGTGCGCGACGCCCTGCTCGGCCGCCTCGGCGCCGACCTCGACTTCACGACGTCCGCCCGTCCCGAGCGGACGGCGGAGATCCTGCGCGGCTGGGCCGAGGCGATCTGGGACGTCGGCGCCGCGTTCGGCACGATCGGCGCCCGGCGCGGGGACTTCCAGCTCGAGATCACGACCTGGCGGACCGACGCCTACGACCGGTCCTCCCGCAAGCCCGAGATCGAGTACGGCACCAGCCTCGCCGAGGACCTCGTCCGGCGGGACTTCACCGTCAACGCCATGGCGGTCGAGCTGCCGGAGATCCGGTTCGTCGACCCGCACAACGGCCTGGTCGACCTCGCGGCCGGCGTCCTGCGCACCCCCCGCAGCCCGGAGGAGTCCTTCTCCGACGACCCGCTCCGCATGATGCGGGCCGCCCGGTTCACCGCCCAGCTCGGCATCGGCATCGCGCCGGAGGTCTCCGCGGCCATGACCGCGATGGCGGACCGCATCGAGATCGTCTCGGCCGAGCGGGTGCGCGACGAGCTGGTCAAGCTGGTCTGCGCGCGGTTCCCCCGGCGTGGGCTGGAGACGCTCGTCGAGACCGGTCTCGCGGAGCGCGTGCTGCCCGAGGTGCCGAAGATGCGCCTGGAGATCGACGAGCACCACCGGCACAAGGACGTCTACGAGCACACGCTGACCGTGCTCGAGCAGGCCATCGACCTCGAGGACGACGGGCCGGACTTCACGCTCCGCTTCGCCGCGCTCATGCACGACGTCGGCAAGCCGAAGACCCGGCGCAACGAGCCGGGCGGTCGCGTCAGCTTCCACCACCACGAGGTGGTCGGGAAGAAACTGACCGCGGCTCGGATGAAGGCGCTGCGCTTCGACAAGGCCACGACCGAGGACGTCGCCCGGCTCGTCGAGCTGCACCTGCGCTTCCACGGCTACGGCACCGGGGAGTGGACCGACTCGGCGGTGCGCCGGTACGTCCGCGACGCCGGGCACCTGCTGCCGCGGCTCCACAAGCTGACCCGGGCGGACTGCACGACCCGCAACAAGCGCAAGGCCGCGGCCCTCGCCCGGTCCTACGACTCCCTCGAGGAGCGCATCGCGGTGCTCGCCGAGCAGGAGGAGCTGGCCTCGATCCGGCCCGCCCTCGACGGCAACGCGATCATGGCCGAGCTCGGGATCCGGCCCGGCCCGGTCGTCGGCGAGGCCTACAAGTACCTCCTCGAACTCCGCATGGACCGCGGCCCGATGACGGAGGAGGAGGCGCGCGCCGAGCTCCACGCGTGGTGGGCGGCCCGGTCCGAGTCCGCCGACGAGCCCGGAAGCGAACCCGGGAAAGGAACCGGAACGCCGCAGTAACGCAGGCGAACGGACATTTCGCTCCAATGGGGCGTTCCGGGCCGGCGCAACACCCGAAACGCATTCCGAACCGGTAACGGGCCCTGCCGTTGGGCACTTAACCCTGCCTACGGTGCGAGTCACCTATGCCGAGTGACCTCGGCGGATGTAGGAATGCTCTGACGGCACCACCCTGCGTAACCACACCTGCTTGGACAGCCTGCTAGGAGGAGCGACCGGATGAGAGCCCTGAAGCGCGGACACAAAGTGGTGGCGCTGGCCGCCGCAGGGATGCTCCTGGCGACCGG
The Sporichthya brevicatena DNA segment above includes these coding regions:
- a CDS encoding CCA tRNA nucleotidyltransferase, whose product is MSGRSTPSSSTAAPTPNPAALSAAQRRAVGELLKAAPVAVELADRFVAAGEQIALVGGSVRDALLGRLGADLDFTTSARPERTAEILRGWAEAIWDVGAAFGTIGARRGDFQLEITTWRTDAYDRSSRKPEIEYGTSLAEDLVRRDFTVNAMAVELPEIRFVDPHNGLVDLAAGVLRTPRSPEESFSDDPLRMMRAARFTAQLGIGIAPEVSAAMTAMADRIEIVSAERVRDELVKLVCARFPRRGLETLVETGLAERVLPEVPKMRLEIDEHHRHKDVYEHTLTVLEQAIDLEDDGPDFTLRFAALMHDVGKPKTRRNEPGGRVSFHHHEVVGKKLTAARMKALRFDKATTEDVARLVELHLRFHGYGTGEWTDSAVRRYVRDAGHLLPRLHKLTRADCTTRNKRKAAALARSYDSLEERIAVLAEQEELASIRPALDGNAIMAELGIRPGPVVGEAYKYLLELRMDRGPMTEEEARAELHAWWAARSESADEPGSEPGKGTGTPQ